Proteins encoded by one window of Psychromonas sp. L1A2:
- the ccoO gene encoding cytochrome-c oxidase, cbb3-type subunit II — MKHEFIEKNVGLLAILIIIAISFGGLAQITPLIFQKETNTPVDTLRPYTALEMEGRDIYIREGCSVCHSQMIRPFRAETERYGHYSMAGESVWEHPFLWGSKRTGPDLARVGGRYSDAWHEVHLMNPRDVVSQSNMPGFPWLATDLLTGEDTARKLEIFNMLTKGQGHKDENGVMQPIYTEQDIAGAKAAVEGKTEMQALIAYLQSLGHAFK; from the coding sequence ATGAAACACGAATTTATTGAAAAGAATGTAGGCTTACTAGCGATTTTAATCATCATTGCGATTAGCTTTGGTGGATTAGCTCAAATTACGCCGTTAATATTCCAAAAAGAAACCAATACACCGGTTGATACTTTACGCCCATATACAGCTTTAGAAATGGAAGGTCGTGATATTTATATTCGCGAAGGTTGTAGTGTGTGCCACAGCCAAATGATCCGCCCTTTCCGTGCGGAGACTGAACGTTACGGTCATTACAGCATGGCTGGTGAAAGTGTTTGGGAACATCCATTCCTATGGGGCTCTAAACGTACAGGCCCAGATTTAGCACGTGTAGGTGGTCGTTATTCTGATGCATGGCATGAAGTTCATTTAATGAACCCACGTGACGTAGTATCTCAATCAAACATGCCTGGTTTCCCATGGTTAGCAACTGATTTGTTAACAGGTGAAGATACCGCCCGTAAATTAGAGATTTTCAACATGTTGACTAAAGGACAAGGTCATAAAGATGAAAATGGGGTAATGCAACCAATCTATACTGAACAAGATATTGCAGGTGCGAAAGCAGCAGTTGAAGGTAAAACTGAGATGCAAGCATTAATTGCATACTTACAATCACTTGGTCATGCGT